From Thermodesulfobacteriota bacterium:
TCTGTGTCCTCAGGTATCCAGGGGTGCAATGTTGGTTTGCCTGTGGTTCCAGTTGAACGGTAAAGTGCAGGAACGTGGGGTATAAGCTCTTTTACCACCCGCGATCCAAAGAACGGATTCTCCAGTTCATCCTTTCTCTGCTGGTCCTTCCTCCAAACGGGTAGCTTCTCCAGGTCGTCATACGTTCTGATGTCCTGGGGCCTTACCCCCGTCTTATCCCACATTTTATGATAAAATTCTGATTTCTCGTAAGCCCACTTAACTATGTGACGAAGGTGCTTGTCCCTGAGTTCCTCTATCCGTTCTCGCGGAGCACACTCGACAGGATTGTAACACTCTTCACCGGCATGTGGCGGGAAATCCGTTCTTATTGAGCCGTCTTTCTTGAATTCCTCAAGCCATTCCCTTACTTCATCGATTGCCGACATACTCTACTCCTTTTCTCAGTTTTTAGTCTGTCTCCTTTTGTATGTATCCCTCTTTTTCTCCCTTTAAAGGGTGGTCATTGTTTCCTCAATGTTGAGAAGAAGCCTGTAGTTATAAGTATTTCTCTCGTAATTTGTATCTCTGCACCCTACCTGATGCGGTTTTTGGTAAGCTTTCGGTAAAATCTACCGATCTCGGAACTGCATAGTCAGGAAGGTTTTTCTGACAGAGTATAATTATCTCTTCCTCAGCGACCGCTCCTCCTCTCTTTACTACGATGGCTTTAATTGCCTCGCCCAGTTTTTCATCTGGTATACCTATTACTGCTGCCTCAAAAACCTGCGGATGCTGCAATATGATTTCTTCTATCTCTGAAGGTAAGACCATCCTCCCCTGAGTGGTGATGCTATCCTTCTTCCTGCCAGCAAGGTAGATATATCCCTCCTCATCTACCGTGGCCAGGTCACCGGTGTAGACGTAGCCTCCTCTTATAGTCTGTGCCGTAGCTTCAGGTGCAGTCCAATAGCCTTTCATTATGTCAGGTCCCTTAGCAATAATCTCACCAACCTGACCTGGTTGAACATCCTCTCCTTGATCATCCACCACTCTTGCATCAACACATAGGGCTTCTCTGCCACAGGACTTCAATCTTCTCACCTTTTCTGGCGGGCCTTCGAAGATGAAGTCCTCAGGGGGAAGAAAAGTGATTAGCCCTATCTCACTTAGACCATACCCCACTACAAAGATATTTCCAAATAACTCTACCGCTCTTCGCCACACCTCTGGAGGATAATATCCAAATATAAATATACGGCGCAAGCTGGAGTAGTCATACTTATCAAGGTCAGGATAATCCATAATCTGCTGTAAAAATGCGGTGCCTGTGGTTAAGTTAGTTACTTTCTCCTTTTCAATGGTCTGGAGAAAACCTTTAGGTGTGAGGTCAGATGGGATAGCCAGGGTACAACCCATATAAAAGCAGGGTATTGTTATTCTTGGAAGTAAATATGCCCAGAAATGAGGACCGCCAACAAGGCTAACACCCCCAGGACTCATATCATAGTTCATTGCATCTAAATCCATCAGGGCAGTTGCAAAAAGACTTTTATGCGTGTGCACCACCTGCTTTGAGATGCCGGTTGTCCCGCTCGTATTGGCGAAGTAGAGTAAATCGTTTTCATTAATCTCAATGTCTGGCTCACGAGACGAAGACGTCGATATGAGTTCCTCATAGCCCACAAAGCCCTTGTCTGATGGGCCAAGAGTAATATAGCCTTTTGCACTTTCGAGGGTAGGGCGTAGTGATTCCACCAGATTACGATACTTATTACCGCAGACTACAGCAGCGGCTTTGCCATTAATGATCAGGTGAAAAAAGTCCTTTTCGTGTAAAGCTGGATTTAGTACTGATGTCGCCACTCCTATCTTTGCCCCTGCCCAAAACAATTCCACATGCTGAAAGCAATCATCAGCAATCATAGCCACCCAATCGCCCTTACTCAAGCCCATATCCATCAGTGCGTTTGCAAGGCTATTGATACGCTCATTGAATTCCCTGAAGGTATATCGTATGTCTTTAAAAATTATAGCATTTGCATTAGGGTACCGTCTGGTATTACTCTTGAGGATGTTTTTTATCATTATTCTCCTCCAATATGTTCCTGAAATAAAATAGGCGCCCTCCTTTTTGCCCTCTGTAATCTCAGGAACTAAGGAAAGACGCCCTCATAGCTGACCCCTTTGTGTTTAGGGTTTAAAGACTCGCAACAACTATTATTTAACCATGCACGTACCTATACCTCAATTATCTGGTAAAATCTAGTTTTTTTTCATCTTTTTCTAGCCCTTTATTTCTGCATCTATGAGGCTTAAAAATGTACAGGATGTGATTATATAAAGCTGGCTACCACCATGTTTGGTTATACTCTTCTACCCAACTAACTTTTTGGTTGCGTACATGGTGAGTACATGGTATATAGAAGATGATAGACCTTCTCCAGTTTATCTAATCTGAGAATCAAACCTTGTCTTTAACCTTGAATGTTAAACGAATCTAAAATGCGAAACCCTGAATTCCTAGACAGGAAAATAATATTCAAATGTTCAATGCAACCAGCGATATGAAAGTAATAATTATTTTTAAGAGAAGAATCAGAAATTTTCTTAATTCATATATAGTAAGGAGGAACATATTATGGCTATAAAATTGGCTATTAATGGTTTTGGGAGGATAGGGAGGTATATCGTCAGGGCGGCTGTTGACAGGAATGATGTTGACATAGTGGCTGTTAATGCCAGATCTGACGCTAAGACACTTGCTCATCTTCTTAAATACGATTCAATCCACAGGTCTTTCCCTGGCGAGATTAAACAAAAAGGTGATACAATTGTTGTCAATGGTAAAGAGATTAAGGCAACAAAGGTGACCGGTAAGGTTAGCGAGCTTCCCTGGAAAGAACTGGGAATTGACATTGTTATGGAGACTACAGGTAAGTTTCGAGACAGGGAAAGCACCTCACAACATCTTGTTGCCGGGGCAAAGAAGGTAATTATTGGAGCTCCCGGTAAGGAAGTTGATGCTACTCTGGTATATGGGGTTAATGAATCCAGCTATAACCCTTTGAAACACCACGTGGTATCCAATGCCTCCTGTACTACCAATTGTCTGGCTCCTGTTGCCAAAGTTTTGCATGAAAACTTTGGTATAGTGAAGGGATTAATGACAACAATCCATTCTTATACTATGGACCAGAGGTTACTGGATGGGTCACATAAGGACTTAAGGAGAGCCAGGGCAGCAGCTTTATCTATGATTCCAACAACTACCGGTGCTGCTGTGGCAGTTGCCCAGGTCATACCTGAATTAAAAGGCAAACTGGATGGATTGGCAATTAGGGTGCCTACACCAAATGTGTCCCTGGTTGATTTAGTAGCTGATCTCAGCAGAAATGTAACCGTGGAAGAGGTAAATGGTGCGTTAAAAAAGGCATCAGAGGGAGATCTAAAGGGTATCCTTTTGTATTGTGATGAGGAACTGGTTTCTGTTGATTTTACAAGCAGCGCTTTTTCATCTATTGTAGATGCACCAACAACCAGCGTCATGGGTGGAAACATGGTAAAGGTATTAGCATGGTATGATAATGAAAGCGGGTTTTCTAACAGAATGATTGACCTTGCTGCCTATATGGGAGAGAAACTAAATTAAACAGGGAGGAGGATGGCGTGCCGATAAGATATATAAACGACCTGGATATTAGTGGGAAAAGATTACTTATAAGGGTTGATTTCAATGTTCCGCTTGATGAGATGGGCAATATTACTGATGATACCAGAATAAGAGGAGTCCTTCCAACCATAAATTATGCCCTCGATGAAGGTGCCAAGGTGATTCTGGCATCCCATATGGGTAGGCCAAAAGGTAAGGTTGATGAAAAACTGAGTTTGGAACCGGTAGCAAGAAGACTTAGGAGATTATTAAAAAAAGATGTTGTTATGGCCAAAGACTGTATTGGTAATGATGTAGAGAAGATTGTTGATGATATGAACTCAAATTATGTTGTTCTCCTGGAGAACCTTAGATTTCATATCGAAGAAGAGAAAAATGATGAGAGTTTTGCAAAAGAGTTAGCCAGGTTAGCAGACGTGTATATCAATGACGCCTTTGCTATGTCTCACAGACCCCATGCCTCGGTAGTTGCCGTAACCAGATTCTTCGATGTATGCGGCGCTGGATTTTTGATGAAAAAAGAGCTTAATTACTTTGCCAGAGCGATGGATAATCCAGCCAGACCACTGGTGGCTATCATAGGGGGTGCCAAGGTTTCAAATAAACTGGCTGCGTTGGAAAATGTTATCAAGAAAGTGGATAAGTTAATAGTTGGGGGAGGGATGGCATTCACCTTTCTTAAAGCCCTTGGATATGATGTTGGAAAATCGTTGGTTGAAGACACATTAATAGATACAGCACAGAGGATTTTAAAATCTGCAAAGAAAAGAAAAGTAAAGTTTTACCTGCCTGTAGATTGTGTTGTTGCAGACAGGTTTGACCCTGAGGCAGAGACCAAGATCACTACATTCCAGGAAATTCCCAAAGGCTGGATGGCTTTGGATATTGGTCCTGCTACCACCACACTTTTTGCTCAAGCCCTGCAGGATGCCAAGACCATTATCTGGAATGGGCCTATGGGGGCATTTGAGATGGACGCGTTTAGCAGAGGAACATTAGCAATGGTAAGTCATGTTGCCAATTCTTATGCACTGACTATTGTTGGTGGTGGAGACACAGATGTAGCTGTTCACAGAGCTGGAGAATTAAGCAATATATCCTATATATCCACTGGTGGAGGCGCCTTTATAAATTTGCTGGAGGGCAAGCAACTCCCCGGAATCGAGGCATTGAGGAACCAAAAGTAACCTTAAAGGTACAGTTCAAGATGGGTTTAATAGTGAGAAAAGCAGTTATCGCTGGAAATTGGAAGATGAATAAGACCGTTTCTGAGGCGGTTGATTTAATATCCAATCTCAAGGGTCTTGTATCAGATGTGACAGATTTGGAAATTGTGGTTGCCCCTCCTTTTTTAGCAATCTATCATGTGGCCCAGGAGGTAAAAGGCTCCAATATTCACGTTTCAGCTCAGGATGTATTCTGGGAGGAGGAAGGGGCATATACAGGTGCTGTGTCTCCAAAGATGCTGTTAGATATTGGATGCGAGTATGTCATTATCGGCCACTCTGAACGCAGGCAGTACTTTAGTGAAACCGATGAAACTGTTAATAAAAAAATAAAGAGTTCCCTGCAGCATGGTCTTATACCTATCTTTTGCGTAGGGGAGAC
This genomic window contains:
- a CDS encoding AMP-binding protein, translated to MIKNILKSNTRRYPNANAIIFKDIRYTFREFNERINSLANALMDMGLSKGDWVAMIADDCFQHVELFWAGAKIGVATSVLNPALHEKDFFHLIINGKAAAVVCGNKYRNLVESLRPTLESAKGYITLGPSDKGFVGYEELISTSSSREPDIEINENDLLYFANTSGTTGISKQVVHTHKSLFATALMDLDAMNYDMSPGGVSLVGGPHFWAYLLPRITIPCFYMGCTLAIPSDLTPKGFLQTIEKEKVTNLTTGTAFLQQIMDYPDLDKYDYSSLRRIFIFGYYPPEVWRRAVELFGNIFVVGYGLSEIGLITFLPPEDFIFEGPPEKVRRLKSCGREALCVDARVVDDQGEDVQPGQVGEIIAKGPDIMKGYWTAPEATAQTIRGGYVYTGDLATVDEEGYIYLAGRKKDSITTQGRMVLPSEIEEIILQHPQVFEAAVIGIPDEKLGEAIKAIVVKRGGAVAEEEIIILCQKNLPDYAVPRSVDFTESLPKTASGRVQRYKLREKYL
- the gap gene encoding type I glyceraldehyde-3-phosphate dehydrogenase, which encodes MAIKLAINGFGRIGRYIVRAAVDRNDVDIVAVNARSDAKTLAHLLKYDSIHRSFPGEIKQKGDTIVVNGKEIKATKVTGKVSELPWKELGIDIVMETTGKFRDRESTSQHLVAGAKKVIIGAPGKEVDATLVYGVNESSYNPLKHHVVSNASCTTNCLAPVAKVLHENFGIVKGLMTTIHSYTMDQRLLDGSHKDLRRARAAALSMIPTTTGAAVAVAQVIPELKGKLDGLAIRVPTPNVSLVDLVADLSRNVTVEEVNGALKKASEGDLKGILLYCDEELVSVDFTSSAFSSIVDAPTTSVMGGNMVKVLAWYDNESGFSNRMIDLAAYMGEKLN
- a CDS encoding phosphoglycerate kinase: MPIRYINDLDISGKRLLIRVDFNVPLDEMGNITDDTRIRGVLPTINYALDEGAKVILASHMGRPKGKVDEKLSLEPVARRLRRLLKKDVVMAKDCIGNDVEKIVDDMNSNYVVLLENLRFHIEEEKNDESFAKELARLADVYINDAFAMSHRPHASVVAVTRFFDVCGAGFLMKKELNYFARAMDNPARPLVAIIGGAKVSNKLAALENVIKKVDKLIVGGGMAFTFLKALGYDVGKSLVEDTLIDTAQRILKSAKKRKVKFYLPVDCVVADRFDPEAETKITTFQEIPKGWMALDIGPATTTLFAQALQDAKTIIWNGPMGAFEMDAFSRGTLAMVSHVANSYALTIVGGGDTDVAVHRAGELSNISYISTGGGAFINLLEGKQLPGIEALRNQK
- the tpiA gene encoding triose-phosphate isomerase, which codes for MRKAVIAGNWKMNKTVSEAVDLISNLKGLVSDVTDLEIVVAPPFLAIYHVAQEVKGSNIHVSAQDVFWEEEGAYTGAVSPKMLLDIGCEYVIIGHSERRQYFSETDETVNKKIKSSLQHGLIPIFCVGETLQQREAGETFNIIETQIKSGLSGFSPSDMEDVIIAYEPVWAIGTGRTATGEQAEEVHSSIRKLLKEIYKDTADSIRILYGGSVKPDNIDGLMAKPNIDGALVGGASLKADDFARIVKYQR